Proteins from one Embleya scabrispora genomic window:
- the tsaD gene encoding tRNA (adenosine(37)-N6)-threonylcarbamoyltransferase complex transferase subunit TsaD has translation MADEPLVLGIETSCDETGIGIVRGTTLLADAVASSVDEHARFGGVVPEVASRAHLEAMVPTVRRALADAGVTMGDIDAIAVTSGPGLAGALLVGVAAAKGYAVALDKPLYGVNHLASHVCVDQLEHGRLPEPCMALLVSGGHSSLLLVPDITSDVRPLGSTIDDAAGEAFDKVARVLGLGFPGGPVIDRWAREGDRAAIAFPRGLTGPRDAPFDFSFSGLKTSVARWVEARQRAGESVPVADVAASFQEAVVDVLTRKAIRACKENGVEHLMMGGGVSANTRLRALARERCDAAGIVLRVPRPGLCTDNGAMVAALGAEMVARGRAPSTLSIPADSSMPVTVSQAVS, from the coding sequence GTGGCTGACGAACCACTCGTCCTGGGCATCGAGACCTCGTGCGACGAGACTGGCATCGGCATCGTGCGCGGCACCACGCTGCTCGCCGACGCGGTCGCCTCCAGCGTCGACGAACACGCCCGGTTCGGCGGTGTGGTGCCCGAGGTCGCCAGTCGCGCGCACCTGGAGGCGATGGTGCCGACGGTGCGGCGCGCGCTCGCCGACGCGGGCGTCACGATGGGCGACATCGACGCGATCGCGGTCACCTCGGGACCCGGCCTGGCGGGCGCGCTGCTGGTCGGCGTCGCCGCTGCCAAGGGCTACGCGGTCGCCCTCGACAAGCCGCTGTACGGCGTCAACCACCTGGCCTCGCACGTGTGCGTGGACCAGCTGGAGCACGGCAGACTGCCCGAGCCGTGCATGGCGCTGCTGGTCTCCGGCGGGCACTCCTCGCTGCTGCTCGTGCCCGACATCACCTCCGACGTGCGCCCGCTGGGGTCGACCATCGACGACGCGGCGGGCGAGGCGTTCGACAAGGTCGCGCGGGTGCTCGGACTCGGCTTCCCGGGCGGGCCGGTGATCGATCGGTGGGCGCGGGAAGGCGACCGCGCCGCGATCGCCTTCCCGCGCGGGCTGACCGGTCCGCGCGACGCGCCGTTCGACTTCTCCTTCTCCGGCCTCAAGACCTCGGTCGCGCGCTGGGTCGAGGCCCGGCAGCGGGCCGGGGAGAGCGTGCCGGTGGCCGACGTGGCGGCCTCCTTCCAGGAGGCGGTGGTCGACGTGCTCACCCGCAAGGCGATCCGGGCCTGCAAGGAGAACGGCGTCGAGCACCTGATGATGGGCGGCGGCGTGTCCGCCAACACCCGCCTGCGGGCGCTGGCGCGGGAGCGCTGCGACGCGGCCGGGATCGTGCTGCGCGTGCCGCGACCGGGCCTGTGCACCGACAACGGCGCGATGGTCGCCGCGCTGGGCGCCGAGATGGTCGCCCGCGGCCGGGCCCCCTCCACGCTGTCCATCCCGGCCGACTCGTCGATGCCGGTCACCGTCTCGCAGGCGGTGTCCTGA
- the rimI gene encoding ribosomal protein S18-alanine N-acetyltransferase: MEFGSRLRRMRWWDIEAVMRLEHELFAEDAWSAGMFWSELSEPEMRHYVVAEDETGGLAGYAGLAVIGDEGDVQTIGVRRDRWGTGLGALLLTELLDLAVARGCRDVLLEVRVDNARAQALYERFGFKGIGVRRGYYQPANVDALVMRCDLKERREGTATGG; encoded by the coding sequence ATGGAATTCGGGTCTCGCCTGCGGCGGATGCGATGGTGGGACATCGAGGCCGTGATGCGACTCGAACACGAGTTGTTCGCCGAGGACGCGTGGTCGGCGGGCATGTTCTGGTCCGAGTTGTCGGAGCCCGAGATGCGGCACTACGTGGTCGCCGAGGACGAGACCGGCGGCCTGGCGGGATATGCCGGGCTCGCGGTGATCGGCGACGAGGGCGACGTGCAGACCATCGGGGTGCGTCGCGATCGGTGGGGCACGGGCCTGGGCGCGCTGCTGTTGACCGAACTGCTCGACCTGGCCGTGGCCCGCGGCTGCCGGGACGTACTGCTCGAGGTGCGGGTGGACAACGCCCGCGCGCAGGCGCTGTACGAGCGCTTCGGCTTCAAGGGGATCGGCGTGCGCCGGGGCTACTACCAGCCCGCCAACGTGGACGCGTTGGTGATGCGCTGCGATCTGAAGGAACGTCGGGAAGGAACGGCCACCGGTGGCTGA
- the groL gene encoding chaperonin GroEL (60 kDa chaperone family; promotes refolding of misfolded polypeptides especially under stressful conditions; forms two stacked rings of heptamers to form a barrel-shaped 14mer; ends can be capped by GroES; misfolded proteins enter the barrel where they are refolded when GroES binds): MAKILQFDEKARRSLERGVNALADTVKVTLGPKGRNVVIDKKFGAPTITNDGVTIAREVELEDAYENLGAQLAKEVATKTNDIAGDGTTTATVLAQALVREGLRNVAAGAAPMDLKKGIDLAVAAVSEQLLGTARAIDGKEDIAAVAALSAQDKQIGELIAEAMDKVGKDGVITVEESQTMGLELEFAEGLQFDKGYLSPYMVTDQERMEAVLDDPYILIHQGKISAIAELLPLLEKVIQAGASKPLLIVAEDVDGEALSTLVVNKIRGTFNAVAVKAPGFGDRRKAMLEDMAILTGGQVIAPEVGLKLDQVGLEVLGSARRITITKDATTLVDGAGDGAAIADRVKQIKREIESTDSDWDREKLQERLAKLAGGVCVIRVGAATEVELKEKKHRLEDAVSATRAAIEEGIVAGGGTALVHAASVLVDNLGQTGDIATGVSVVRRAVVEPLRWIAENAGLEGYVIVNKVQELGVGHGFNAATGEYGNLVDSGVIDPVKVTRSALQNAASIASLLLTTETLVVEKPAEEEPAGHSHGGHGHAH, encoded by the coding sequence ATGGCGAAGATCCTCCAGTTCGACGAGAAGGCCCGGCGGTCGCTGGAGCGCGGCGTCAACGCGCTGGCCGACACCGTCAAGGTCACGCTCGGCCCCAAGGGCCGCAACGTCGTGATCGACAAGAAGTTCGGTGCCCCGACCATCACCAACGACGGCGTGACCATCGCCCGTGAGGTGGAGCTCGAGGACGCGTACGAGAACCTTGGCGCGCAGCTCGCCAAGGAGGTCGCGACCAAGACCAACGACATCGCGGGTGACGGCACCACCACCGCGACGGTGCTCGCCCAGGCGCTGGTGCGCGAGGGTCTGCGCAACGTGGCCGCCGGCGCGGCCCCGATGGACCTGAAGAAGGGCATCGACCTCGCCGTCGCCGCCGTGTCCGAGCAGCTGCTCGGCACCGCCCGCGCCATCGACGGCAAGGAGGACATCGCCGCCGTCGCCGCGCTGTCCGCCCAGGACAAGCAGATCGGCGAGCTGATCGCCGAGGCCATGGACAAGGTCGGCAAGGACGGTGTGATCACCGTCGAGGAGTCCCAGACCATGGGTCTGGAGCTGGAGTTCGCCGAGGGCCTCCAGTTCGACAAGGGCTACCTGTCGCCGTACATGGTCACCGACCAGGAGCGTATGGAGGCCGTCCTCGACGACCCGTACATCCTGATCCACCAGGGCAAGATCTCGGCCATCGCCGAACTGCTGCCGCTGCTGGAGAAGGTCATCCAGGCCGGCGCGTCGAAGCCGCTGCTGATCGTGGCCGAGGACGTGGACGGCGAGGCGCTGTCCACCCTGGTCGTGAACAAGATCCGCGGCACCTTCAACGCGGTCGCGGTCAAGGCCCCGGGCTTCGGCGACCGCCGCAAGGCGATGCTGGAGGACATGGCGATCCTGACCGGCGGTCAGGTCATCGCCCCCGAGGTCGGCCTCAAGCTCGACCAGGTCGGCCTGGAGGTGCTGGGCAGCGCCCGTCGCATCACCATCACCAAGGACGCCACCACCCTCGTGGACGGCGCCGGCGACGGCGCCGCGATCGCCGACCGGGTGAAGCAGATCAAGCGTGAGATCGAGTCCACGGACTCCGACTGGGACCGCGAGAAGCTGCAGGAGCGGCTCGCGAAGCTGGCCGGCGGCGTGTGCGTGATCCGCGTGGGCGCGGCCACCGAGGTCGAGCTCAAGGAGAAGAAGCACCGTCTCGAGGACGCGGTCTCCGCGACCCGCGCGGCCATCGAGGAGGGCATCGTCGCCGGCGGCGGCACCGCCCTGGTGCACGCGGCCTCGGTGCTCGTGGACAACCTGGGCCAGACCGGCGACATCGCGACCGGCGTCTCGGTCGTGCGTCGCGCCGTGGTCGAGCCGCTGCGCTGGATCGCCGAGAACGCGGGCCTCGAGGGCTACGTGATCGTCAACAAGGTGCAGGAGCTCGGTGTCGGGCACGGCTTCAACGCCGCGACCGGCGAGTACGGCAACCTGGTCGACTCGGGCGTCATCGACCCGGTCAAGGTGACCCGCTCCGCGCTGCAAAACGCCGCGTCCATCGCGTCGCTGCTGCTCACGACCGAGACCCTGGTCGTCGAGAAGCCGGCCGAGGAGGAGCCCGCCGGGCACAGCCACGGCGGCCACGGCCACGCGCACTAG
- a CDS encoding class I SAM-dependent methyltransferase translates to MHTDAIEALAALLTDEGRSLLDLLADHDAAHELSLATRLRREHPPELIAAALTQSRLRQRGRAKFGADADRMFFTPNGLEQSTRTSVADHRAARLAAAGVRRAIDLCCGIGGDALALARAGIAVHAVDLDPPTCAVVRANADALGLADLLTVECADATEVNPSGYDAALIDPARRTARGRTFDPESYAPPFSFLTTLAARVPAGAAKVAPGIPHEIVPAGMEAEWVSDRGDVKEAVLWWGGLARAGLRATLLPGGAELTSGSVRQAPVGPMRRYLYEPDGAVIRAHLVSEVAESVNGNLVDETIAYLTSDRLVATAFASVYEITDVLPFNLKRLKALLRERGVGTLTVKKRGSAVEPEEVRRRVRPTGPNAATVLLTRVAGAPTMLIGRPVSGTG, encoded by the coding sequence GTGCACACCGACGCCATCGAAGCCCTCGCCGCGCTGCTGACCGACGAGGGCCGCTCCCTGCTCGATCTGCTGGCCGATCACGACGCCGCGCACGAGTTGTCGCTGGCCACCCGGTTGCGTCGGGAACATCCGCCGGAGTTGATCGCCGCCGCGCTCACCCAGTCCCGGTTGCGGCAGCGCGGCCGGGCCAAGTTCGGAGCGGACGCGGACCGGATGTTCTTCACGCCCAACGGCCTGGAGCAGTCCACCCGGACCTCGGTGGCCGACCACCGGGCCGCCCGGCTGGCCGCGGCCGGCGTCCGCCGGGCGATTGACCTGTGCTGCGGCATCGGCGGCGACGCCCTCGCGCTGGCCCGCGCCGGGATCGCGGTGCACGCGGTCGATCTCGATCCGCCGACCTGCGCGGTGGTCCGGGCCAACGCCGACGCGCTGGGCCTGGCCGACCTGCTCACGGTCGAGTGCGCGGACGCGACCGAGGTGAACCCGTCCGGCTACGACGCGGCGCTGATCGACCCGGCCCGGCGTACCGCCCGCGGCCGCACCTTCGACCCCGAGTCGTACGCGCCGCCCTTCTCGTTCCTGACCACCCTCGCCGCCCGTGTCCCCGCCGGCGCGGCCAAGGTGGCCCCCGGCATCCCGCACGAGATCGTGCCCGCCGGCATGGAGGCGGAGTGGGTCTCCGACCGCGGCGACGTCAAGGAGGCGGTGTTGTGGTGGGGCGGGCTCGCCCGGGCCGGCCTGCGGGCCACCCTGCTGCCCGGCGGCGCCGAACTGACCTCGGGGTCGGTCCGGCAGGCGCCGGTGGGCCCGATGCGCCGCTACCTCTACGAGCCGGACGGTGCGGTGATCCGGGCCCATCTGGTGTCCGAGGTCGCCGAGTCGGTGAACGGCAACCTGGTGGACGAGACGATCGCCTACCTGACCTCGGACCGGCTGGTGGCCACCGCGTTCGCGAGCGTGTACGAGATCACCGACGTGTTGCCGTTCAACCTCAAGCGGCTCAAGGCCCTGTTGCGCGAGCGCGGCGTCGGCACCCTGACGGTCAAGAAGCGCGGCTCGGCGGTCGAGCCGGAGGAGGTCCGCCGCCGAGTCCGCCCCACCGGCCCGAACGCGGCCACGGTGCTGCTGACCCGGGTGGCGGGCGCGCCCACGATGCTGATCGGTCGTCCGGTGTCCGGCACCGGATGA
- a CDS encoding polysaccharide deacetylase family protein, protein MVHGTVQKRRGVFASAGVGLAGVLLLALTGCGGSDGTSSVEATRAPSGGTSTTAAKPAPAAKPDTPGADPAALAAKWNLKPFAAPPAPPADKPIKGGGPKPPMVEKIPTQEKIVFITIDDGAEKDPKFLDMMRDLRIPVAMFLNDTYVRQDPEYFRKLQDLGATVQNHTLSHPDLKTLGADAQKHQICGQQDRLGELYGKRPTLFRPPYGNWNATTQTVAGGCGGIGAIVKWQESMQINDMQYVGEKKLHPGDIILAHFRGPSELKGTTMTEMFGNMLRKIQAQGFTIARLEDYIG, encoded by the coding sequence GTGGTGCATGGAACGGTACAAAAGCGGCGAGGCGTCTTCGCCTCGGCCGGCGTCGGCCTGGCCGGCGTGCTGCTGCTCGCGCTGACCGGCTGCGGCGGATCCGACGGCACGTCGTCGGTCGAGGCCACGCGGGCACCCTCCGGCGGCACCTCGACCACCGCCGCCAAACCGGCGCCCGCGGCCAAGCCGGACACCCCCGGCGCCGACCCCGCCGCCCTCGCCGCGAAGTGGAACCTGAAGCCGTTCGCCGCGCCGCCCGCCCCGCCCGCGGACAAGCCGATCAAGGGGGGCGGGCCCAAGCCGCCGATGGTGGAGAAGATCCCCACGCAGGAAAAGATCGTGTTCATCACGATCGACGACGGCGCGGAGAAGGACCCCAAGTTCCTGGACATGATGCGGGACCTGCGCATCCCGGTGGCGATGTTCCTCAACGACACCTACGTGCGCCAGGACCCGGAATACTTCCGCAAGCTCCAGGACCTCGGCGCCACCGTGCAGAACCACACGCTCTCCCACCCCGATCTGAAGACCCTGGGCGCCGACGCGCAAAAGCACCAGATCTGCGGCCAACAGGACCGGCTCGGCGAGCTGTACGGCAAACGCCCGACGCTGTTCCGGCCGCCCTACGGCAACTGGAACGCGACCACGCAGACGGTGGCCGGCGGTTGCGGCGGGATCGGCGCGATCGTCAAGTGGCAGGAGTCGATGCAGATCAACGACATGCAGTACGTGGGGGAGAAGAAGCTGCACCCGGGCGACATCATCCTGGCCCACTTCCGCGGCCCGAGTGAGCTCAAGGGCACCACGATGACCGAGATGTTCGGCAACATGCTGCGCAAGATCCAGGCCCAGGGCTTCACGATCGCGCGCCTGGAGGACTACATCGGCTGA
- the groES gene encoding co-chaperone GroES, protein MTTANTKVAIKPLEDRIVVQTLEAEQTTASGLVIPDTAKEKPQEGVVLAVGPGRFEDGQRLPLDVAVGDTVLYSKYGGTEVKYNGEEYLVLSARDVLAIIEK, encoded by the coding sequence GTGACGACCGCCAACACCAAGGTTGCCATCAAGCCGCTCGAGGACCGCATCGTGGTTCAGACGCTTGAGGCCGAGCAGACCACCGCGTCGGGTCTCGTGATCCCGGACACCGCCAAGGAGAAGCCCCAGGAGGGCGTCGTCCTGGCCGTGGGCCCGGGTCGTTTCGAGGACGGTCAGCGTCTGCCGCTCGACGTCGCCGTCGGTGACACCGTGCTGTACAGCAAGTACGGCGGCACCGAGGTGAAGTACAACGGCGAGGAATACCTCGTTCTCTCGGCCCGCGACGTGCTCGCGATCATCGAGAAGTGA